One Ammoniphilus sp. CFH 90114 genomic region harbors:
- a CDS encoding nuclease-related domain-containing protein, translated as MIKKRRKYPLKLKKAHALLRRLHPLHPTRLEIEEDLKKNHAGFRGEKELDYHLGFLPQDDYFIYQGLQLPGFQIDCLVLCSRFAVIIESKNFSGTLTFDSSSHQFYRTKDNQKEGFPDPILQAKRHKIKLQKWLTTHKLKPLPIQTLISIAFPTTIIETDNSNYHLFETVTHAERIPDKIAALFSFYPEVSLSPYHLKKWNDTLLTEDQAEKFDALAFYQIKPTDFTQGISCRTCYHNPMKRIYGKWKCPGCQATSRKAHVGPILDHLLLVNQLTNQDAQRLLHFSTTYTVSRLLSAMKLPFTGDNKGRVYYYPY; from the coding sequence ATGATTAAAAAACGAAGAAAATACCCATTAAAACTTAAAAAAGCACATGCTCTGCTTCGACGACTCCATCCTTTGCACCCGACTAGACTAGAGATCGAAGAGGATTTGAAAAAAAACCACGCGGGCTTCCGAGGAGAAAAAGAATTAGATTATCATCTAGGCTTTCTACCTCAAGATGACTACTTCATCTATCAAGGTCTGCAGCTTCCAGGATTCCAAATCGATTGTCTAGTCCTATGCTCCCGCTTCGCTGTTATTATTGAGAGTAAGAATTTTAGCGGCACACTCACATTCGACTCATCATCCCATCAATTTTACCGTACAAAGGATAACCAAAAAGAAGGCTTCCCCGACCCTATCCTCCAAGCAAAACGGCATAAGATCAAGCTGCAAAAGTGGCTCACTACTCATAAGCTGAAACCCCTTCCTATTCAAACCCTTATCTCCATTGCTTTTCCCACCACCATCATCGAAACGGACAACAGCAACTACCATCTCTTCGAGACGGTCACCCACGCTGAGAGAATTCCCGATAAAATTGCAGCACTATTCAGCTTTTACCCTGAAGTTTCCCTATCTCCTTATCACCTCAAGAAATGGAACGACACCCTACTCACCGAGGACCAAGCTGAAAAATTTGATGCTCTCGCCTTCTACCAAATCAAACCCACAGACTTTACCCAAGGTATTAGCTGTCGTACCTGCTACCACAATCCAATGAAACGCATCTATGGAAAATGGAAATGTCCCGGTTGTCAAGCTACTTCCCGCAAGGCTCATGTCGGACCCATCCTCGATCATCTCCTCTTAGTTAATCAACTAACGAATCAAGATGCACAAAGGTTACTCCACTTTTCCACAACCTACACGGTAAGCCGATTACTTTCCGCGATGAAACTTCCCTTTACCGGAGATAACAAAGGTAGAGTTTACTATTATCCTTACTGA
- a CDS encoding M20 family metallopeptidase, whose amino-acid sequence MFESMYNRLSELFPEMVKLRRHFHMNPELSFMEVKTPATIADYLTELGVEVRTGVGGRGVVGLIRGGKPGKTVAIRADFDALAIQDQKDVEYKSQIPGVMHACGHDAHTATLLTVAKVLVENKDELEGNVVLIHQFAEEIAPGGALPMIEDGCLDGVDAIFGTHLWSTMPVGEIGYRSGPVMAAADKFTIEIKGRGGHGAAPHETVDSIMVGTSLVQSLQQIVSRRVNPLKPAVVTVAAFHAGDAFNVIADSATIIGTVRTFDPEVQDQIIAEMERLTKSTCDGAGASYTFTFDKGYPAVVNHPAETNLLTQCAKLVVPAEQVKEMAPIMGGEDFSYYLQKVPGTFFFTGAGNPETGAEYPHHHPKFDIDEQSMLTAAKVLLTAAVTYLQEEAAKQAVATSK is encoded by the coding sequence ATGTTTGAATCCATGTACAACCGTTTATCCGAATTATTTCCGGAAATGGTTAAGCTTCGCCGTCATTTTCATATGAATCCTGAATTATCCTTTATGGAGGTAAAAACACCTGCTACCATCGCGGATTACCTCACTGAACTAGGAGTGGAGGTTCGTACAGGTGTAGGTGGAAGAGGTGTCGTCGGCCTGATCCGTGGCGGAAAACCTGGAAAGACTGTGGCTATCCGTGCGGATTTTGACGCACTTGCCATCCAAGATCAAAAGGATGTGGAATATAAATCCCAAATACCTGGTGTTATGCATGCTTGTGGGCATGACGCGCATACAGCCACCCTTCTCACTGTAGCCAAAGTCCTCGTTGAAAACAAGGATGAATTGGAGGGGAATGTTGTCCTCATTCACCAATTTGCGGAAGAAATTGCTCCTGGTGGCGCCTTACCGATGATTGAGGATGGTTGCTTAGATGGAGTAGATGCGATCTTTGGAACCCATTTATGGTCTACGATGCCTGTAGGAGAGATCGGTTACCGTTCAGGTCCTGTTATGGCAGCAGCTGACAAGTTTACCATCGAGATTAAAGGGCGCGGTGGACACGGAGCAGCTCCTCATGAAACTGTTGACTCTATTATGGTAGGAACCTCCTTGGTTCAAAGCCTGCAACAAATCGTTAGTCGTCGGGTCAATCCGTTAAAACCAGCCGTTGTTACCGTGGCTGCTTTCCACGCTGGCGATGCTTTTAATGTCATCGCGGATTCCGCAACCATTATTGGTACAGTCCGTACGTTTGATCCCGAGGTTCAAGATCAGATCATCGCGGAGATGGAGAGATTGACTAAGTCTACCTGTGACGGAGCTGGAGCTAGCTACACATTCACCTTTGACAAAGGCTATCCTGCCGTTGTCAATCATCCAGCGGAAACCAATCTCCTAACCCAATGCGCGAAACTCGTGGTTCCTGCAGAACAAGTGAAGGAAATGGCTCCGATCATGGGCGGAGAAGATTTTTCCTATTATTTACAAAAGGTGCCAGGCACTTTCTTTTTCACAGGAGCCGGGAATCCTGAAACAGGGGCCGAATACCCTCACCATCACCCTAAATTTGATATTGATGAGCAATCCATGTTAACCGCGGCTAAAGTTCTTCTAACAGCTGCCGTGACCTACTTGCAAGAAGAAGCTGCTAAGCAAGCAGTTGCAACTTCAAAATAA
- a CDS encoding glycosyltransferase produces MDKKTSLIRKYFYPSSSSIGFAFATVYGFSCIILSPLAYSWIFLLLGVLLLRLNLLAILIGAITPFVFPKLQQLHNEVEGKQFYLLLASVHLALFILSWLFYYKREKQQQTREQSAVFFDPTGVRWALWKRSILALLAFMLLISSVLVVNLLRFPVPEQRIQQTLAVPFVFNAGQREAGLYTTDATKELFAFIDPDDPEGLQSFKDQLHSIHAVLPEWFSFSEGGRLEEHVDEALLELSKKHHVQVLPVLSDFPDAWKDPHLIAQLEIPHARAQLALNILVQVSRKQVNGITIDFKNLPEEPKIQQSFTQLIKELHLLFQPFHLKIALTVYPDRKPEEIKKLEPYVHRFITVTDGTSPYTLDQLKIPSEKLIIRLENYGIEKGNTISFTDVMNLAAKHQSPILWGEKGHPTLHYTEGDITTRIALYDAATAYNQIHDTLPLIPKGYALYRLGTEDPGIWNVLQHLFQQDELNMTRISPPQHVHMEGEGEILRLFTQAQEGKRDLQIDSRGRIIDERYLQLPYPFQIQRLGNPTEKVVALTFSDGPHPVFTKDILDILKKYEIPATFFVIGKNASMHQSLIHRMLKEGHLIGNATFSNSLIHDPERLKLEVHANQRLIEGITGYSTRLFHLPPSLRLEAKEQPVPEWMVAIHELGYSLVNATIDPRDTELPHPTPEDIVQRIIQNSLNGHVITLHDGGEQRENTIKALPVIIETLQSQGYRFITMNELMDSTPQQVMPVVEVEREWINERLAFLAAPVLHQFFTIIFYASIILGIIRLITLCLLAYRQRRRREPIPNPNSSLVSVVLAAYNEEKIIRTTLESIQRSTHHPLEIIVVNDGSTDGTRKVVLEMCEQDPRIRLIDQENKGKSHAINRAFQEAQGSICVSIDADTQMLPQAIEWLLHPFANPKVAAVSGNVKVGNRKNWLTTWQHMEYVANFNLDRRAFSLIKSVPVVPGALGAWLKDAVQKVGFFPHDTLAEDTDVTLKLLREGYDIHYEERALALTEAPEELQSFMKQRLRWVYGTLQCVWKHKDTMFRKRHGKLGCIVIPYMWLFQFLFQLFVPFADLYTLFALFSGNANHVIYFYLSFLLIDLLACWFAFRLEKENPKPLWGFFFQRFLYRYLLSFIVYRSFLRALSGKEQTWNKLQRKGTVQISDDALRK; encoded by the coding sequence TTGGACAAAAAAACATCCTTGATTCGAAAGTATTTTTATCCTTCTTCTAGCAGCATAGGCTTTGCCTTTGCTACGGTATATGGATTTTCCTGCATCATCCTTTCACCCCTTGCTTATTCTTGGATATTTCTTTTACTCGGTGTTCTCCTTCTAAGACTGAATTTACTCGCCATTCTCATTGGGGCCATCACTCCCTTTGTCTTCCCAAAACTGCAGCAATTGCATAATGAAGTAGAAGGAAAACAGTTCTATCTATTACTCGCCTCCGTTCATCTTGCATTATTTATCCTCTCGTGGCTGTTCTATTATAAACGGGAAAAACAACAGCAAACACGAGAACAAAGCGCAGTTTTCTTTGATCCTACCGGGGTTCGTTGGGCTCTATGGAAACGATCGATTCTTGCTTTGCTTGCCTTCATGCTCCTGATTAGCTCAGTATTAGTTGTGAATTTACTAAGATTCCCCGTCCCAGAGCAGAGGATCCAACAAACCTTGGCAGTCCCCTTTGTTTTTAATGCAGGTCAAAGAGAAGCTGGACTCTATACAACAGATGCGACTAAAGAACTCTTTGCCTTCATTGATCCTGATGATCCGGAAGGTCTTCAATCGTTTAAGGATCAACTCCATTCCATACATGCTGTATTGCCGGAATGGTTTAGCTTTTCGGAAGGTGGCCGATTGGAGGAGCATGTAGATGAAGCCCTTCTTGAATTGTCAAAGAAACACCATGTGCAGGTATTGCCTGTCCTTTCTGATTTTCCGGATGCATGGAAGGATCCACACCTTATAGCCCAACTAGAGATTCCCCATGCTAGAGCCCAGCTGGCCCTGAACATCCTAGTTCAAGTATCGCGCAAACAAGTTAATGGCATAACCATTGACTTCAAGAACCTTCCAGAAGAACCTAAGATTCAACAATCTTTTACTCAACTTATAAAAGAATTGCACCTCTTATTTCAGCCCTTCCACCTCAAAATAGCGTTGACCGTATACCCAGATAGAAAACCCGAAGAAATTAAAAAGTTAGAACCTTATGTACATCGATTTATTACCGTAACAGATGGCACGAGTCCCTATACACTAGACCAATTAAAGATCCCCTCCGAAAAGTTAATCATTCGACTCGAAAACTATGGAATAGAGAAAGGCAATACGATATCTTTTACGGACGTCATGAATCTAGCTGCCAAACATCAATCTCCCATTCTATGGGGAGAAAAGGGGCACCCCACTTTACACTATACCGAAGGGGATATTACTACTCGCATAGCCTTATATGACGCTGCCACTGCCTATAATCAAATTCATGATACTCTTCCCCTTATCCCTAAAGGCTATGCCTTGTACCGTCTAGGTACGGAAGACCCTGGGATATGGAATGTACTACAGCATTTATTTCAACAAGACGAACTCAACATGACAAGAATCTCTCCTCCGCAACACGTTCACATGGAGGGGGAGGGAGAAATTCTCAGGCTTTTTACACAGGCCCAAGAGGGTAAGCGAGATCTGCAAATTGACTCTAGGGGGAGGATTATTGATGAACGCTATCTTCAATTGCCTTATCCCTTTCAGATCCAACGTCTAGGTAATCCCACTGAAAAGGTTGTAGCCCTCACATTCAGTGATGGTCCTCATCCCGTTTTCACCAAGGACATTCTTGACATTCTAAAGAAATATGAGATTCCAGCTACCTTTTTTGTTATCGGAAAGAATGCTTCCATGCACCAGTCACTGATTCATAGAATGCTAAAAGAAGGACACCTAATCGGAAATGCTACCTTTTCTAACTCTCTTATTCATGACCCTGAACGCCTAAAACTGGAAGTTCATGCCAACCAACGGTTAATTGAGGGGATTACCGGTTACTCAACACGCTTATTTCATCTGCCACCTTCACTGCGACTAGAAGCAAAAGAACAACCAGTCCCTGAATGGATGGTCGCCATCCATGAGCTAGGCTATTCCCTTGTGAATGCTACCATTGATCCTCGAGATACAGAACTGCCCCATCCAACTCCGGAGGACATTGTACAGCGGATTATTCAAAACAGTCTAAACGGCCACGTGATCACTCTTCATGACGGAGGTGAACAAAGGGAAAATACAATTAAAGCTTTACCAGTCATCATTGAAACTTTACAAAGTCAGGGGTATCGCTTCATCACCATGAACGAATTAATGGATAGCACTCCTCAGCAAGTCATGCCAGTCGTTGAAGTAGAACGAGAATGGATAAATGAGCGATTAGCTTTCCTTGCCGCACCCGTGCTTCACCAATTTTTCACCATCATCTTCTATGCCTCTATCATTCTAGGGATCATCCGACTAATCACACTATGTTTACTTGCATATAGGCAGCGCAGAAGAAGAGAACCCATTCCAAACCCTAATTCTTCATTGGTCAGCGTCGTTCTAGCTGCTTACAATGAGGAAAAAATAATAAGAACAACCCTTGAATCCATCCAACGAAGCACTCATCATCCCTTAGAGATCATCGTTGTAAACGATGGGTCAACAGATGGAACAAGAAAAGTTGTCCTAGAGATGTGCGAACAGGATCCCCGAATACGACTAATTGATCAAGAAAACAAAGGGAAATCCCATGCCATAAACCGAGCCTTTCAAGAAGCCCAAGGCTCCATATGCGTGTCTATTGATGCGGATACACAAATGTTACCGCAGGCGATAGAATGGCTACTTCACCCTTTTGCTAATCCAAAGGTCGCAGCCGTATCAGGCAATGTCAAGGTCGGAAACAGGAAAAACTGGCTAACCACGTGGCAGCACATGGAATATGTTGCCAACTTTAATTTAGACCGAAGAGCCTTCTCTTTAATAAAATCTGTTCCTGTCGTGCCAGGAGCTTTAGGAGCATGGCTCAAAGATGCCGTTCAGAAAGTGGGATTCTTCCCACATGATACGCTTGCGGAAGATACGGATGTAACATTGAAGCTTCTTCGTGAAGGATACGATATCCATTATGAAGAAAGAGCCCTTGCCTTAACGGAGGCTCCTGAAGAGCTTCAAAGCTTTATGAAGCAACGACTTCGCTGGGTATATGGAACTCTTCAGTGTGTATGGAAGCATAAGGACACCATGTTTCGCAAACGTCACGGAAAATTAGGTTGTATTGTTATACCGTACATGTGGCTGTTTCAATTTTTGTTCCAACTGTTTGTTCCTTTTGCAGATCTGTATACCCTATTTGCTCTTTTCAGTGGTAACGCTAACCATGTCATCTATTTTTATCTTTCTTTTCTTTTGATCGATCTTTTGGCATGCTGGTTTGCCTTTCGGTTAGAAAAGGAGAATCCCAAGCCTCTCTGGGGCTTTTTCTTCCAACGGTTCCTTTACCGCTATCTGTTATCATTTATCGTGTACCGATCCTTTCTTCGAGCCCTTAGCGGAAAGGAACAAACATGGAATAAATTACAGAGGAAAGGAACTGTGCAGATATCCGATGATGCCTTACGTAAATGA
- a CDS encoding Zn-dependent hydrolase produces the protein MKVFSKDRLLEELSQCPKVDGIDPLDVAERLAKMAEIGVTPEGGFTRYPYTREEQQVKEVFRGWMESIGLEVHEDTVGNLFGRFEGEDPSLPVVMTGSHLDTVPNGGAFDGALGCLSSLMAIEAMIKQGKKPKRTIELAVFVDEEGARFKNGIFGSRVMMGEVTPEDLEKFADANGVSLVDAMREQGYQPEQVALSKRRAEDIFAFLELHIEQGKILENEEKQIGIVNGIAGPSWRTFTFLGSTDHAGNTPMHMRKDTVVAASEFILGVEKLPRQFSETAVATVGKVNVFPNGTNVIAGKTEVVVDARDIVAESRDQMLEAITALAQEIAEKRELELKVEVGISIPPVIVPDCIQNAIAKAAETNGLGVRTLPSGAGHDAMILGKYVPSGMVFVPSLNGKSHSPEEWTSLPDCMNGMLVMKEVLFELASQ, from the coding sequence ATGAAAGTCTTTTCTAAAGATAGATTGCTGGAAGAATTGTCGCAATGTCCGAAGGTAGATGGAATAGATCCACTAGATGTAGCAGAGAGACTGGCTAAGATGGCGGAGATTGGTGTTACGCCGGAGGGTGGATTTACGAGATATCCGTATACACGGGAAGAGCAGCAAGTAAAGGAAGTATTCAGAGGTTGGATGGAGTCTATCGGTCTCGAGGTTCATGAGGATACGGTAGGAAACTTGTTTGGTCGTTTTGAAGGGGAGGATCCCTCTCTTCCGGTTGTGATGACTGGGTCTCACCTTGATACTGTCCCGAATGGAGGGGCGTTCGATGGAGCGCTTGGTTGTCTTTCTAGTTTAATGGCGATTGAAGCGATGATTAAGCAAGGCAAGAAGCCCAAGCGGACGATTGAACTTGCGGTGTTTGTCGACGAGGAAGGGGCGCGCTTCAAGAACGGTATCTTTGGAAGTCGCGTGATGATGGGAGAAGTAACGCCTGAGGATCTTGAAAAGTTTGCCGATGCGAACGGTGTTAGTCTTGTAGATGCGATGAGGGAACAAGGGTACCAGCCGGAGCAAGTAGCGTTAAGCAAACGTCGGGCTGAAGATATTTTTGCTTTCCTAGAGCTTCATATTGAACAAGGGAAGATCTTGGAGAATGAAGAGAAGCAGATCGGAATTGTCAACGGGATTGCAGGTCCTTCTTGGAGAACCTTTACGTTCTTAGGAAGTACGGATCATGCAGGGAATACGCCTATGCATATGAGAAAAGACACCGTTGTTGCCGCATCCGAGTTCATCTTAGGCGTAGAAAAGCTTCCTCGTCAGTTTAGCGAAACAGCGGTTGCTACTGTAGGAAAGGTGAATGTTTTCCCGAACGGTACGAATGTAATCGCAGGGAAGACAGAAGTAGTGGTTGACGCAAGGGATATTGTGGCGGAGTCGCGAGATCAAATGCTAGAGGCCATTACGGCCTTAGCACAGGAAATTGCTGAGAAGCGCGAGCTTGAGTTAAAGGTCGAGGTGGGTATTTCCATCCCTCCTGTCATTGTCCCAGATTGCATCCAGAATGCGATCGCGAAGGCTGCCGAGACCAATGGATTAGGTGTTCGTACCTTGCCAAGTGGAGCAGGACATGATGCGATGATTCTTGGAAAGTACGTTCCATCCGGTATGGTCTTCGTGCCATCTTTGAATGGGAAGAGTCACTCACCAGAAGAATGGACTTCGCTGCCAGATTGCATGAACGGGATGCTAGTGATGAAGGAAGTATTGTTTGAGTTAGCTAGTCAATAG
- a CDS encoding helix-turn-helix domain-containing protein has product MNDTLSHRQLQSLIEVSNVLNSSLDIDTIIDSIMQVTVSVIDAADGGVLFLYDRQQECLIATSTYGFNPQILDQVRLKPGESMTGLAFSARQCLIFENPEEVARTTSTLTPRNLDFMVTSIPNRPQSAICAPIMSKGECIGVITLDSFQKDLHFTQEDIKLVKAISHQAAVAIEKARLYREKQQTVRELEKLNYTITQQNKMLSRSVEIHGHLADLVLRGEGLHAILHYINEVFGYQTFLFDELGELVESASRISEEILPQVKQQVFTPVESLHPTYTLAHIEIHGVSHHFVRLPIGSKPNLLGFLAVLATQTIGEVDIAALEHACTVISLELVKTQAIFDTQQRLKGEFIEDLFAGRVNEGLIQQAKYLNLDPNRNYLVSIIHMDDLDSIEPEQRTSLKRHLIELANRLFIENYPHSLAVTKQDQIVMLLSFSMKGSMPYHTRQITDLAHQFLQEISQKNWNTTVTIGIGRAKSGLIQVGKSAQEAKKGLQFLKSYALKKNIISYSELGVQRLLLQNSEEELLDFINETLGPLLEYETQRKGELLPTLIIYLEHNQNSKETAEALHIHTNTLNYRLKRMEEILGIELMDTEQFLNLHLAVRLYQYLEGKL; this is encoded by the coding sequence TTGAACGACACATTAAGCCATCGCCAACTACAATCCTTAATAGAAGTTTCCAATGTACTAAATAGCTCTCTCGACATTGATACCATTATCGATTCGATCATGCAGGTCACGGTTTCTGTTATCGATGCCGCTGATGGAGGCGTTTTATTCTTATACGATCGACAGCAGGAATGCTTAATTGCGACATCCACTTATGGATTTAACCCACAAATACTCGACCAGGTGCGATTGAAGCCAGGGGAATCGATGACAGGACTTGCCTTTTCCGCTAGACAATGTTTGATTTTTGAAAACCCAGAAGAAGTAGCGCGAACCACCTCTACTCTCACTCCCAGAAACTTGGACTTCATGGTTACATCCATTCCGAATCGACCACAGTCCGCTATTTGTGCGCCTATCATGAGTAAGGGCGAATGTATCGGCGTGATTACATTGGATTCTTTCCAAAAGGATCTACACTTCACTCAAGAAGATATTAAATTAGTGAAAGCGATCTCCCACCAAGCAGCTGTGGCCATTGAGAAAGCCAGACTATATCGAGAAAAGCAACAAACCGTTCGTGAATTGGAAAAGTTGAACTATACCATTACCCAACAGAATAAGATGCTTTCCCGTTCTGTAGAAATCCATGGTCATTTAGCTGATCTGGTACTTCGCGGCGAAGGACTACACGCCATTCTTCATTATATTAATGAAGTTTTTGGTTATCAGACGTTTCTCTTTGATGAACTAGGCGAACTCGTGGAGTCAGCGAGCCGCATCTCAGAAGAGATTCTTCCCCAAGTCAAACAACAGGTTTTCACACCCGTAGAGTCCTTGCACCCTACCTATACCTTAGCCCATATCGAAATCCATGGGGTATCCCATCATTTTGTTAGATTACCTATCGGTTCCAAACCGAACTTACTTGGTTTCTTAGCAGTCCTCGCAACCCAAACGATTGGAGAAGTGGACATTGCCGCATTAGAACATGCGTGTACCGTCATTTCCCTAGAATTGGTGAAAACGCAAGCCATCTTTGACACGCAACAACGTTTGAAGGGAGAGTTTATCGAGGATCTATTCGCGGGAAGAGTAAATGAGGGACTCATTCAGCAAGCCAAATACCTCAACTTGGATCCGAATCGCAATTACCTTGTCTCCATTATTCATATGGATGACCTGGATTCCATCGAACCAGAACAGAGAACCAGCCTGAAGCGTCATCTGATAGAGCTTGCCAACCGTTTATTTATAGAAAACTATCCCCATAGCCTAGCAGTAACAAAGCAAGATCAAATTGTCATGCTCCTTTCCTTCTCTATGAAGGGATCCATGCCTTATCATACCCGTCAAATAACCGATCTGGCTCACCAGTTTCTTCAGGAGATATCGCAGAAAAACTGGAATACAACCGTAACCATAGGAATCGGTCGGGCAAAAAGCGGGCTTATTCAGGTCGGGAAATCAGCACAAGAAGCGAAAAAAGGACTGCAATTCCTCAAGTCCTACGCCTTAAAGAAAAATATCATCAGTTATTCCGAGCTAGGCGTTCAACGTCTCCTTCTGCAAAATTCAGAAGAAGAGCTATTAGATTTTATCAACGAAACCCTGGGACCCTTGCTAGAATACGAAACTCAACGAAAGGGAGAGCTCCTCCCTACCCTTATTATTTATTTAGAGCACAACCAAAATTCCAAGGAAACCGCAGAAGCCTTGCACATCCATACCAATACCTTAAATTATCGACTCAAACGAATGGAAGAAATTTTAGGAATTGAGCTTATGGATACAGAGCAGTTTCTAAATCTCCATTTGGCTGTTCGATTGTATCAGTACTTGGAAGGAAAGTTGTAA
- a CDS encoding AbgT family transporter produces MSLETNKTKPPKNLQPNAPEKKSLFNRMLDVVEKVGNKLPDPVTLFIIFAIIVLIASYFAAKAGVQVVHPSTGEPVKAVSLLSEQGLRDIMTKMVKNFAEFPPLGLVLVTMIGVGVAEGVGLISALLKKVVLGAPKSMITISIVFAGILANAAGDAGFIVLPPIAALVFMSVGRHPIAGMVAAYAAVAGGFSANLIVNMLDALLAGFTQGAAQIVDPNFIANPAMNWYFLAASSFIIIPLAVWITDKIVEPRLPEYTGPKMKLDKLTADENRGLKWAGIAALAFIALIALTIVPSDGPLRGEGGAVIISPFMSSLVPIIMGLFLFPAIAYGICTKGIRSDKDVADAMAKAMSGMGMYIILAFFAAQFIAYFNWSNLGVIMAISGADFLKSIGLTGLPLLIGFIIISAILNLFIGSASAKWAILGPVFVPMFMLLGYDPAFTQLAYRIGDSITNPITPMFAYFAILLALAKTYDKKMGLGSLIAVMLPYTLIFGVAWILFFVVWFFLGLPLGPGSGIFLP; encoded by the coding sequence ATGTCTTTGGAGACCAACAAGACAAAACCACCAAAGAACTTGCAGCCAAATGCTCCGGAAAAGAAGTCTTTATTTAACCGGATGCTAGATGTTGTTGAAAAGGTAGGAAACAAGCTTCCTGATCCTGTTACGTTATTTATTATCTTTGCTATTATTGTTCTTATTGCTTCTTATTTTGCAGCCAAGGCCGGGGTCCAAGTTGTGCATCCTTCCACTGGAGAACCGGTAAAAGCGGTTAGCTTGTTATCCGAACAGGGATTACGAGATATTATGACCAAGATGGTCAAAAACTTTGCAGAGTTCCCTCCTTTAGGATTAGTTCTTGTAACGATGATTGGGGTTGGGGTAGCCGAAGGTGTCGGATTAATCTCTGCTTTACTGAAGAAAGTGGTATTAGGTGCACCGAAGTCAATGATTACGATTTCCATCGTGTTTGCGGGGATCCTGGCTAACGCAGCTGGAGATGCTGGATTTATCGTATTGCCTCCGATTGCAGCGTTGGTGTTCATGAGTGTAGGTAGACATCCGATTGCGGGGATGGTAGCCGCGTATGCCGCTGTTGCGGGTGGATTTAGTGCTAACTTAATTGTAAACATGCTTGATGCGTTATTAGCTGGATTTACACAAGGGGCAGCCCAAATCGTAGATCCGAACTTCATTGCCAATCCAGCGATGAACTGGTACTTCTTGGCGGCTTCTTCATTTATTATTATTCCATTAGCCGTCTGGATTACGGATAAGATCGTCGAGCCTCGTCTTCCTGAGTATACAGGACCAAAGATGAAGTTAGATAAGCTAACTGCGGATGAAAATCGTGGGTTAAAGTGGGCTGGAATTGCAGCTCTTGCGTTTATTGCTTTGATTGCTTTAACGATTGTTCCTTCCGATGGTCCTCTACGTGGAGAAGGTGGCGCGGTGATTATCTCTCCATTTATGAGTTCTCTAGTACCAATTATCATGGGATTATTCTTATTCCCTGCGATTGCTTACGGTATTTGCACGAAGGGAATTCGTTCCGATAAAGATGTCGCAGACGCGATGGCCAAGGCCATGAGCGGTATGGGAATGTATATCATTCTAGCGTTTTTTGCAGCTCAATTTATTGCTTACTTTAACTGGAGTAACCTCGGGGTGATCATGGCGATCTCGGGTGCTGATTTCTTAAAGAGTATCGGGCTTACTGGCTTGCCTTTGTTAATTGGATTTATCATTATCAGTGCGATCTTGAACTTGTTTATCGGAAGTGCTTCAGCGAAATGGGCAATCTTAGGTCCAGTGTTTGTTCCGATGTTTATGTTGCTAGGATATGATCCAGCGTTTACCCAGTTGGCTTACCGTATCGGGGACTCCATTACGAATCCGATTACGCCAATGTTCGCGTACTTTGCTATCCTATTGGCTCTTGCGAAGACGTACGATAAGAAGATGGGGCTTGGATCTTTGATTGCGGTTATGCTTCCTTACACCTTGATTTTCGGAGTAGCTTGGATTCTATTCTTTGTGGTTTGGTTCTTCTTAGGATTGCCGCTAGGACCAGGCTCCGGTATTTTCTTGCCATAG